One window of Phycodurus eques isolate BA_2022a chromosome 17, UOR_Pequ_1.1, whole genome shotgun sequence genomic DNA carries:
- the tmlhe gene encoding LOW QUALITY PROTEIN: trimethyllysine dioxygenase, mitochondrial (The sequence of the model RefSeq protein was modified relative to this genomic sequence to represent the inferred CDS: deleted 1 base in 1 codon) — protein sequence MIGTLSRSLRVAVAHARRPSPLPKTQVRRCAGPPTTLRRLQDSLELHYRGTRMHLDYVWLRDHCRSAASYNSQTNQRNLDTASIDLHIHPDHIRVEDDHLILTWPGGHISKYSLSWLAENSYEGKKQSTVQPRVLWNAGIYNNAHVPSSQWDTFMSSDDELKKFLQNYLLYGIAFVDGVPATVEATEAVTQRVSLIRETTYGRMWCFTSDFSRGDTAYSQLALDRHTDTSYFHEPCGIQVFHCLKHEGTRGRTLLVDGFYAAETVRLQSPEHFELLSHVPIRHEYVESTGSHHNHMIGIAPVLNIYPWNNELYLIRYNNYDRSVLNTIPHDVVRRWYAAHRELTVELRRPQNELWVKLTPGKVIFIDNWRVMHGREAFTGLRQLCGCYLSRDEVLSNARIFGLQA from the exons ATGATCGGGACGCTGAGCAGGAGCCTGCGAGTCGCTGTGGCGCACGCCCGCCGCCCGTCGCCTCTCCCCAAGACGCAGGTCCGACGGTGCGCCGGCCCGCCGACGACTCTGCGCCGACTCCAGGACAGTCTGG AGCTGCATTACAGAGGCACTCGGATGCATTTGGACTACGTGTGGCTGAGGGATCACTGCCGCTCTGCCGCGTCGTACAACTCCCAAACAAACCAGAGGAACTTGGACACCGCAAGTATTGACCTCCATATTCACCCCGATCACATCCGAGTGGAAGACGACCACCTCATCCTCACTT GGCCTGGTGGTCACATATCAAAATACAGCCTTAGCTGGCTCGCTGAGAACAGCTATGAGGGGAAAAAGCAGAGCACCGTACAGCCACGCGTCCTCTGGAATGCAGGCATCTATAATAACGCACATGTACCCTCCTCCCAATGGGACACATTTATGAGCAGTGATGACGAACTCAAGAAG TTCCTACAGAACTATCTTCTCTACGGGATCGCGTTTGTAGACGGCGTCCCTGCTACAGTCGAAGCCACGGAGGCCGTGACTCAAAGGGTCAGTCTGATCAG GGAGACGACGTACGGAAGAATGTGGTGCTTCACTTCAGATTTCTCCCGAGGAGACACTGCCTACAGCCAGCTCGCTCTGGACCGCCACACAGACACGTCTTACTTTCATGAGCCGTGTGG AATTCAGGTTTTTCACTGTCTGAAGCATGAGGGAACTAGAGGAAGGACTCTGCTTGTGGATGGTTTCTACGCAGCTGAAACTGTTCGTCTGCAGTCGCCAGAACACTTTGAACTGCTTTCCCATGTTCCAATCAGACACGAATATGTCGAAAGTACGGGCAGCCACCATAACCACATGATAGGCATTGCCCCCGTCCTAAATATTTATCCTTGGAATAATGAACTTTACTTGATTCG GTACAACAACTATGACCGATCAGTGCTAAACACGATCCCTCACGATGTCGTTCGCCGCTGGTATGCGGCTCATCGAGAGCTGACCGTGGAACTGAGGCGGCCACAGAACGAGCTGTGGGTCAAACTCACTCCGGGAAAA GTGATTTTCATCGACAACTGGCGGGTCATGCACGGCAGGGAGGCTTTCACTGGCCTGAGGCAACTCTGCGGATGCTATCTGAGCAGAGACGAGGTTCTCAGCAACGCACGCATTTTTGGGCTTCAGGCGTAA